The following nucleotide sequence is from Cytobacillus luteolus.
ACTGAAGCATGGAGTCTTGTTCATTTGGGAAAGGTGAGTTCATGGCTTTTATTAGTGATTGTTAGCTTTCTAATCGTAGCCACATTAAAGCTCGTTAAAGGAAAAAGTGCAACTAAGATTACTACTAGTCAATTTTTATGATAGTAAAACTCCTCTAAAAAAGTTGTTTCCTTAGAATTATAAGGAGACAACTTTTTAGTTAAAGAGTGTCAGAGTAACTATTGGAGTTAAACATATATTCTTTTGTCCTTTATTTACTTGATTATTTAGAGCTATTCAAATTAAATGTAACACCAGTTAGTTGTTCGGAGACATCCCACAATTGCTTCATTGTATTTTTGTTATAAACATCCTTCTGAGGAGTTTGAATCGTTGGATTTCCTTTGCGATTTCCTAAGCCGTCAGGACCTATAAATTCTCCACCTTTTAATGTTTCGTCCGTTGCTGCCATAATAATTGGAAGTGCTCCTTTAGAGGCTGGTTGTGCAATAAGTTTCATAATTAGCTTAATAAACCATGGAGTTTTTTCATTTCCTAGATTAAATAAATTAGTAGAAGAAATACCAGGATGAGCAGCTAAACTTTTTGTTTTGTAATTAGCTTCTTTTAAACGATAGTCAAGTTCTTTTGCAAATAGGAGGTTTGCGAGTTTACTCTGACAATAAAACTTCATTGCCTTATAGCCTTTCTTACCATCCAAATTATCAAAGTCAATTTTTCCATTTCGGTAAGCTATGGAGCTTAGCGTAATAACACGTGGATTTGCTCCTTTTTCTAAAAGGGGTAGAAGTAGAGTAGTTAAAGTAAAATGACCGAGATGGTTACAACCAAATTGTAGTTCAAAACCTTCTTCTGTTTTTGAGTAAGGAGGGATCATTACACCAGCATTGTTAATTAATAAATCCAATGTTTTATATTTTTCTGAAAAACTTCTAACAAAGTCGTGGACCGTCGATAAATCTGCTAGATTAAGATAAAAAAGATCAATTTCTGCTTTTGGATAGAATGTTAGCAATTCTTCTTTTGCTTTCTTTCCTTTTTCCATATTGCGAATGGCCATTACTACTCTGTATCCCTCGGTAACAAAGTATTTACAAGTTTCAAGACCTAACCCACTGTTAGCTCCTGTTATAACAACGGTTTTTGACATCATCTGACACCTCTTTTCACAACAATCTATATCCTTCAATTAGACTGTAATCAGTATTTTAAGACTATCCATTAATTTTAACAGTTTTGACATTTAAATACTAAAAAATTGTGCTAAGGTTACATAAGAGTATCTTTCTTGCTTATAAAATTTGACAGGATTTTTAAACTTATAAAAAAAAGTAGAAAAACATCGTTTCTCCGTGTAAAATTTAATCAAAAAATAACATCCATTTTGAATTATAGGAGGAAACTAGTCCAAAATAAGAACTAAATTAGCCTGATTTGTTATAAATGATCTAAGATTTCCACCACTATATTAATTTGAAAAGGTTGATGCAAGTTGACAATGGATGCTCACGATATAACAATTAAAGAGCCAACGATTTTTAATCATATTGGAAATAAAATCAAAACTGATGATAGAGAGATTAACATCATAGCGAGACTAGAAGAACCACTTGTTGTCATTTTAGGTAATGTACTAAGTGATGAAGAGTGCGATCAATTAATAGAGTTCTCAAAAAGTAGAATTCAGCGTTCTAAAATAGGAAATGCACGAGAAGTAAATGAAATGAGGACGAGTAGCGGTACTTTTTTGGAAGAAGGAGAAAATGATATCGTTGCTAGAATAGAGAAGAGAATTTCTCAAATCATGAATATCCCTGTTGATCATGCCGAGAGTTTGCACATCCTTAATTATGAAGTTGGGCAAGAGTACAAGGCGCATTTTGACTTTTTCGCATCTACAAGTAAGGCCGCAAGTAATCCAAGAATTAGTACACTCGTTATGTACTTGAATGATGTAGAGCAAGGAGGAGAAACCTATTTTCCAAAACTGAACTTCTCCGTATCTCCTCAAAAAGGGATGGCAGTCTATTTTGAGTATTTTTATAATGATGCAGCTTTAAACGATCTGACGTTACATGGTGGTGCACCGGTAATTGTAGGAGATAAGTGGGCTGCAACACAATGGATGAGAAGACAAAGGGTAAGATAAAAAGATTATTTCTATAAATTATAAGCCGTGCTCTAGAGGAGTATGGCTTTTTAATGTTGAAATAAACATGTATGTCTTAAGGGGGATGTTAGGATGGAATTACAAGAGAAATTTGTACAATCAGTCCGAATGTATTTCAATCTTCAAGGAGAAAAGTGGTTGAGTAGACTTCCTGAAATCATCCAATACTGTGAAAATAAGTGGAATTTACAGATGGAAGAACCATATGCTCTTTCAATTAATTATGTTGCGCCAGCTGTTATGGAAAATGGAAGCGAGGTAGTAGTGAAGATCTGTATTCCTGGTAAAGGGTTTCAAGACGAACTAGCAGTATTGCGGTTATATAATGGAAAAGGCATGGTTAAGCTTATCGAATATGACCAAGATAATGGTATTTTCATTCTAGAAAAGTTAACACCAGGAGGTACCCTTGCCGAGGTACATGATGATGAGGAGGCCTGTCGGATTGCGGCAAATGTTGTTAGGAAGTTATCAGTAGTAGCTCCAAAAAATTGCAAAATACCATCCGTTAAGGCGAGAGAGGATAATCTAAGAGAAATTGTTGAGAAACATCCTAATGGTATCGGTCCTTTTTCAAAAAAAACTCTTGAAAAGGCACTGAATATTTTTACATATCTAAACAACACTACAACTCAGCAATATCTTCTTCATGGTGATTTTCATCATTATAATGTACTTTCTTCAGAGAACAACCATTGGACAGCAATTGACCCTAAGGGCTTAATTGGAGAAATTGAGTATGATTTGATTCAATATATGTTAAATAAGCTCCCTGAAAACAATGCTTATGATGTAATTAAAAAAAGAGTGGAGATTTTTACTGAGGAATTAAATTTAAGTGAACAAAGACTTTTACTTTGGGGTTATTGCCATACGGTATTATCAACCTCGTGGAGTGTTGATGATAAAGATAACTATGAGACTAGTTTTTTTCAAGGAGTAGCAATATTTGAAAAGCTTTATGAAGAACAGTTTGGATATATAGATGAAATAGAGACATGGAGTGAATAAATAAAGGATAGACTAACTTAACTATCCAAGAAGAGATTAGAGAATTAATAAGCCAGGTCGATTCTTCTTGAAAATACAGTTGGTACCTTAAAGTATGGCTCCCAAACACAGAAGGTCTGGAATCGCTGTTTATTTATGCTGACCTATTCGGGTATTAAGAAAGTAATCGAACTTGAGACTAATCTTCTTGTGAACAGAAAATTAAAGTTGTCCTAAGGAATACCAGCTTCCTAAGGATAGTTAGCTCTTGTATAATTACCTCTTGATAAAAATTGTAAGCGTTGTCATACTCATAGTAAAGGGGGAGTTACACAGTGACGGAAAACAAAAGCAGCCAACCAGAAACAAAAGAAGGAATACATAAAGATTTTACAAATGATATGACTTACGGTGATTATCTTCAATTAGATAAAATATTATCGAGTCAGCAGGGATTATCAGGTCACCATGATGAAATGTTATTTATTATCATCCATCAAGCAAGTGAATTGTGGATGAAGCTTATTTTACATGAGATGAATGCAGCGAAAGAGAGCATATTACGAAATGAACTTGAACCAGCTTTTAAAATGCTATCAAGGGTATCAAGAATACAACAGCAGCTAATCCAGTCATGGGATGTATTATCAACACTAACGCCCGCTGAATATATGGAGTTTAGAGAAAAGCTAGGGCGTTCATCTGGTTTTCAATCCTTTCAAAATCGTTTAATCGAATTTACTTTAGGGCATAAAAAAGAGGGAGTATTATCTGTATACAAACATCAGCCAGAATTATATGAGATTTTACAGTCGGCTTTAGAAGACAAAAGTATTTATGATGCAGCCATTCTTGCTATGTCTAAACGAGGATTAGGCATTGATGCAGAATGTTTAGATCGAGACTGGACGGAAGATTATACAGTGAATACGAGTGTTGAAGAGGCGTGGTTAACCGTATACCGGGATGTAAATAAATACTGGGATTTATATGAACTTGCAGAAAAGTTAGTTGATATCGAAAATAAACAACAGCTTTGGCGTTATAACCACATGATTACTGTAGAACGAATTATAGGGCATAAGCCTGGTACAGGTGGATCAGCAGGAGTCTCTTATCTGAAGCAAGTGATTGAACACCGCTTTTTCCCTGAGCTTTGGAGTATACGAACAAAACTATAAATGATGAAGGAGATGGAAAAATGAATCCTATTAAGGATCACATCAAAGAAAATTTAGATGTTTTATTTGTTGGTTTTAATCCTAGTATCCGCTCATCCGAAACAGGACATCATTTTTCCAATCCAAACAATCGCTTTTGGACGATTTTACATAAAGCAGGCATAACACCGAGAAAATACGATACCACTGAGGACTATAAGTTGCTGGATTTAGGCTATGGGCTTACCAATATTGTTGCTAGACCAACAAAGGCAGCAGATGAAATAACGAAAGAAGAGTATTTAGAGGGAAGTAAGGAATTAAAACGAAAATTTGCCTATTATAAACCAAAGATTGTTTGTTATGTTGGAAAAGGAGTCTACCAAGAGTTAAGCGGGAAAAAGAAAATTCCTTGGGGTGCTCAGGAGGAATCAGTTGTACCCGGAACCATTGACTTTGTTGCACCATCGTCTAGTGGATTAGTTCGAATGAAAATTGATGAAATTGTTGAGATTTATAAGGGGTTGAAGGACATTTTGTGATGAATTTGCTGCTTTTCCAGTTTATTGTAACCGGAGGCAGCTTTTTTGGTGTAGAATTTAGGTTAACAGACCAATAAAAAATTATAAGATTCTAGTACTATCAAATTATTCGTCTAGTCGTATAAGAAATTCGTCTATATTGGAATATATTCGCGGAAGTTTAAATATTCTCGTCTACAGCCCTAAAATATTCGTCTAACAAAATAAATATTCGTCTTACTCTAAATAGCAATTTCTATTCCGATAAAGGAGCGATACACCGTATGAAAAAACTACTTATTGCAGACCGTGATCACAATGAACGAATTGGCATTCAGTGGCTAGTTTCTTCTTATTCGCTCCCGTTTGACAAAATTTTTTTAGTTGAAAATATAGAAGACTTAGTCGTGACATTAGAGAATGAACTCCCAGAATACGTAATCATTGAGCTAGATATGATTCCATCTAACCAGTGGGCTCGTATTAAGAAGCTCGTTCAACGCTATTCGAAACAAATCATTGTAACCACAACGGAAAGAACGTTTGAGCGTGCTGTGCAAGCTGTGGAGATTCAGGCTAGTAATCTCCTAGTTAAACCACATTCACCAGAATTCATCCGTAAAACATTATATAAGTGCCTTCACGATCAAACAAGTGTGGCAAAAGAATATAACCCCAGTAAGGCCACTTTCTCAAATATGGTAAGCTACCAATCACTTTTTATCGAAGAGGCTCCAAAAGGCAAACCGTATCAACTATGTATTTTGCAAATGGAAAATAAATACAGCATACTCTTACTTAGACATTTTTTACAAGAATACGAGTTTTCAATTAGGCCGGTGATCCTTCCATTAACAGACATCGTTGTATGTGTATTTGAAGATGAAAACCCTCAAATTAGGCAAGAATTGAATCTTCTATTATTAAATTGGAATGAACGCTATGAAGAGCCATTGGCTATAGTGCTACACTCGTTGTCGGACGAAAGTTTGTCACTTCGCCAAATGTATATCCAAGCCCGTCATGCTCTTGAACTAACATTTTATAAAGGATACAGACAAATAATTAGCATTGATGAGGAGTGGAAATGGGGAAGAGTTGAACCGTTCCTAAGTCCAACTGAACAAAGAGATTGGATTGAAATGCTTCACAACAATAACCACGAACAAATGAAAACTTGGATGTACCAAGAATTCCTAAATATACACGAACCCTATCCAGAGCCTGGTTTAATAAGGACAAGGCTGACAAGTATATTAGCTCAGATTCGCAGATTTATGAAAACGTATGGACTTGATCAAGATTTATATGAGAAGCACTATCATCAGGTGTTTGAAACGATTCTGTATAGTCCAGTACTGCATAGAATAGTTCAAGAGATTCTGCTCTTTATCTATCAACTATTAGAAGGTGTGATTAGGCATCAAGAATCATCCAAAATGGATGTGATTGAACGTGGAATTCAGTATGTTGAAACTCATTTTCGTGATAAAACCTTATCCTTACAAAAAGTGGCTGAGTTCGTTGAGCGCAGTCCAGCTTATTACAGTCACTTACTTGTAAAAAAGCATGGTCTATCTCTTAGTCAGCTAATAACAAACAGTAGAGTGAAGGAAGCTAAAAAACTACTACTAGAAACACAGCTAAATATCCAAGAAATTGCAGCAGAATCTGGCTTTGCAAACGGTAACTATTTTAGCCGTATTTTTAAAGAACAAACAGGCATGACTCCTAGTGACTTTCGAAAACAAGGTTATCAGAATAATAGAATTCATTGATATAGAAAAAGGAGTGAAAAAATGACATCGTTACAACCAATAAAGAGAGGCAAGTTAAGAATCTATCTAGGGAAGAAGTATTACCGGATGAAACGCTATGCCCAGTGGTATACGGGAGATAAAAAGTATGCCCTGAAAAAAGAGTCATCAAGGTTGCCAAATATAATATTTACTCATAACACGCTCTTATTACGTCAACTCAAAGATGTTGATATGTGGCTCCAACATAACAAGATTAAGAATCTAGCAATCGCAATTAAGCAACTAAATACGATTGTGATCAAACCAGGTGAAACCTTTTCTTATTGGCGCTTAATCGGGAACACTACTAAAAGAAAAGGTTATGTGGATGGAATGATTCTTCATTACGGAAAAGTTACAACAGGTGTGGGAGGGGGACTGTGTCAGTTATCAAACCTTATCTATTGGATGACACTACATACACCACTTACTGTTACGGAGCGGTACAGACACAGCTACGATGTATTTCCGGACTCCAAAAGAAGTCAGCCGTTCGGAAGTGGAGCAACCTGTGCTTTTAATTATCTAGATTTGCAAATAAAAAACGAAACAAACCAATCATATCAACTTATTGTCTACTTAACACACACCCACTTGGTCGGAGAATGGCGAGCAGAATACCCTAAAACAAGAACATACGAAGTCTATGAAAAGGAACACAGCATCACAGCTGAGTATTGGGGAGGCTATGTAAGACAAAATACAATCTATCGAAAAGTCTACAACATAGAAAAAGAATTAATTGATGATGAATTCATAGCAGAAAATCGCGCTATCATGATGTATGAGCCTTTTCTTGAAGATAAACAATCGACCGGAACAAAGTAGAAACAGAGTAACTTAAGTGCTCTTTTTCTGCTTTTATTTTTTGTTTACTTAAAAGTTAATAGTTAATCTTTATATATTTTTATAAAAATTGAAAAGCCAAAAATTACAATTGACCGTCTAATAAGTATAAAGGAAAAATAAGTAGGTGATTCACATCAATATTCAATTAGTGAAAAAGGCGCAAAAAGGTAATGAAGATGCCTTTTTGGAGCTTTTTCAAATGTATGAAGTAGATCTTTACAAAACAGCATTTGTTTATTTGAAAAATAAAGAAGAGGCACTAGATGCTGTACAAGAAACGGCGTATCGTTCTTTTAAGTCAATTAATAATCTTAAAGAACCTAAGTATTTTAAAACGTGGATTATCAGAATTGTGATAAGTTGTTCCATGGATATTTTAAGAAAGCGTCAAAAAGTAGTTTATCTATATCCTGAATATGAAGAAACAGTGAAGGATACGGAAGAAGATGATATCCCACTGTCATTGACACTTAAAGACTTAGTGGAGAATTTAAATCATCAAGAAAAAGGAGTCATTGTATTACGCTTTTATTATGATTATACACTTAAAGAAATTGCAGAAATTCAAGATCTCCCTCTAGGAACGGTTAAGACTATATTGTACCGTTCATTGAAGAAACTAAGGCAGTATGCAAAGGAGGGTCAACTATATGAGCAATGAAATTAAAAGACAACTTGATAAAATTGAGATTCCACAGGAGCTACACCAAAGAGTAAAGGTAGGTGTGGAGCATGCAAAAAGTGAGGCAAAGGCTAATAAACGAGGAATGTTTAAGAACAGAAAAATTCTTAGTGCATCGATTGCGGCGATCCTTCTCTTTTCTGCAACATTTTTTCATACAGAGGTATTAGCAGCTGTAAAAAAAGCACTTCAATTTGTGCCAGGGATTGGTCTCGTTCAAGAAGATGATGTACCAATGGAAAGATATATATTACAAAACCCTGTGACAATGAATGTGGGCAATGGAATTGTTGTTGTAAATGGTTTGATGGTGGATGAAAAAATGACAATCGTAGAAGTTGAAGCAAAGCGCATTCCTTCAAAACAGACCCTGTCTATTATAAATAGGGATGGTCATGAAATTAAACTATCTGATGCAAGTACAATTACATCATCTGGGGAGTGGAAAGCTACCTATTGGCATGATGGTCCTATCAATATTTCTGAAGAAATCCAGCTAGTCTTAGGTGGCAATAAAAAAATTGTTATTCCTATTACTCTTGAAAAAGCTAAAACGTATGAGAGCTTAAATGATTTAGGTGAGGTTTCAAGTGTAAGGGGAGTTGAAATAATAGCTATCCCTCAGCGGGTTGAGGATAAAGTAAGAGTTAGTTTTGTATCACAGCACCCGAAAGATTTTAGAATTGATCAGTATGGAATACATCAAATGTATGCAAGGGAAGAAAAGTCACTTTCGGTTAGTGACAACAAAGGCCGGGAATATGCGGTAGAACAAGTATCAGGTTTCTTAGACCCAAGTGAATTTTATTTTACATTAGAAAAAGACGATGTGGAGCGCTATGTCGTTGAAATTCCAGAAATATATGTTAGTTACTCAGACGAGAAACAGGTAAGGCTAGATATTCCAGAAGATGAAGCAACCCTAGATGTACATTTTACCTTGTCAGAATTTCCAGTTCGGTTAACTAAAATAAAGAGGATAGAAGATAATAAAGTTCGACTCTATGTAGATGTTAATTTTACCGAACAAACTAACAAGCTTTTGCACAATTTTAGAATAATGGAATTGAGTCATATGGCCAAAATGAATGAAGATAGTGGTGAAGTATTATACTTCGAATTTGCTATCGAACCTCCTAAAAACAAGGTGAAATTAACATTTGGTGAACCACAAGTACTTATTAAAGGTCCATGGACATTTGAATTACCAGTTGGAAAATATAAACTTGCGGAATAAGCTATTTAAGAAAAAAGACCGAATCTTTAGAATCGGTCTTTTTTCTTAAACCCAAATTTCCCTAAAAAACGATGAAATGGACATTTTGATAACGATGTATCATCATCATGTAAAAAGTATTGTTTCCACTCGTAATTGTCTTCTTTTCCGTAGCTATTTAAATCAGGGTGAACAGGGATACTATCGTATTTTTCAATTCTTTCACGGATTTTCGTTTTAATTTTCCCTGCTAAATGAGGGTTAGCATTAAATTCTTCAAGGACCCATCTTGGAGTAATTGCAAGTACAAAATAAGGAAAATTCCTACTTAACCGGTTTGTATGGGCAGGAGTACCACAATACATAAATAGCTTTTCCTGATTAAAGCAGAATTCCCAAACAGGGTCATGAGGATCAATTGGTATATTCTCTGGCCATTCACATTCATCTAACTCACCTAATCCATTTAACTGCTTCCAAAATAATTCCTCAAATTCTTCAACAGTATATTGAGTTTTCAGCTCTTCTGGTGTCTCGAAAAACACAATCAATGATGTATATTTACCTAAATCTCTATATTTAGCAGAGTAATCACGAAGAAGCCCAGCCAAATCTTTAGTAGATTCCGAGGACCTAGGATCTGAAACAAATCCATAGCAAAATTGTCCAAGTGAATGTCCCTGTGTTGCAGGGATGCATGGGAAAGGTCTATCTGTATCCTTTAACTTATGATCAAACAAATCTATGGCACTTCGTTGCCATGGAAGAAGGGAGACTTGATGTTTTTGTGAGTCTGTAACTAATCCTTTGATGGTCATCACCTCCAATTGCTCCTATAAGTTATGCTTTCAGTAAACTATTAGGTAATTGTCCTAAGAAAACTGGGCACCTCTTTCAATTTTGTATAAGGAAAATGTGTGAGATAAGGACTTGCCAGTAAGAATAAACATTAATGAGGGAGGTGTATGCATGCATCAATGGAGCAGCCGTTTTAAGAAATACTTATACAATGACTTAACCAATGATACGCTGAAATATTACGAAGCTTACTCAAAGACCACTAGGCTAGTGATAGGAGCTATGTTAGCCACCTTAGCTGCTATTTTTCAGTCAGCAGGAGTGTTCAGTGGAATAGGATATACTCTTTCTGTATTAACGACCTTACCGATTGTCGTGTCTACAATTATTTCAATAAAAAATGGGCTACTTACATATTTACTAACGATTTTCTTACTTACCATTATTCAGCCAAGTGAATTATTTGTGTTTCCCTTTACGACTGGATTATTGGGACTAAGTCTAGGAATAGGATTACGGTATTTCAAAAATCGGTTAGTGGTTGTAAGTATTGGATCACTAAGTCTATCCGTTGGCATCCTGATTTTGTTGTACGGTATCAAGTTCCCGATATTAGGTCCAGCAGTGAGTTCTACCATTGATGGGGTGATCATGCTTTACATTGTTCTCTTTACGTTTTTCTATAGCCTTATTTGGATGTTGATAAGTACGTACGGACTTGGAATGATGAACAAGGTATTTTTAAGGAGAACTTCC
It contains:
- a CDS encoding oxidoreductase, producing MSKTVVITGANSGLGLETCKYFVTEGYRVVMAIRNMEKGKKAKEELLTFYPKAEIDLFYLNLADLSTVHDFVRSFSEKYKTLDLLINNAGVMIPPYSKTEEGFELQFGCNHLGHFTLTTLLLPLLEKGANPRVITLSSIAYRNGKIDFDNLDGKKGYKAMKFYCQSKLANLLFAKELDYRLKEANYKTKSLAAHPGISSTNLFNLGNEKTPWFIKLIMKLIAQPASKGALPIIMAATDETLKGGEFIGPDGLGNRKGNPTIQTPQKDVYNKNTMKQLWDVSEQLTGVTFNLNSSK
- a CDS encoding 2OG-Fe(II) oxygenase, whose translation is MDAHDITIKEPTIFNHIGNKIKTDDREINIIARLEEPLVVILGNVLSDEECDQLIEFSKSRIQRSKIGNAREVNEMRTSSGTFLEEGENDIVARIEKRISQIMNIPVDHAESLHILNYEVGQEYKAHFDFFASTSKAASNPRISTLVMYLNDVEQGGETYFPKLNFSVSPQKGMAVYFEYFYNDAALNDLTLHGGAPVIVGDKWAATQWMRRQRVR
- a CDS encoding aminoglycoside phosphotransferase family protein, translating into MELQEKFVQSVRMYFNLQGEKWLSRLPEIIQYCENKWNLQMEEPYALSINYVAPAVMENGSEVVVKICIPGKGFQDELAVLRLYNGKGMVKLIEYDQDNGIFILEKLTPGGTLAEVHDDEEACRIAANVVRKLSVVAPKNCKIPSVKAREDNLREIVEKHPNGIGPFSKKTLEKALNIFTYLNNTTTQQYLLHGDFHHYNVLSSENNHWTAIDPKGLIGEIEYDLIQYMLNKLPENNAYDVIKKRVEIFTEELNLSEQRLLLWGYCHTVLSTSWSVDDKDNYETSFFQGVAIFEKLYEEQFGYIDEIETWSE
- the kynA gene encoding tryptophan 2,3-dioxygenase, producing the protein MTENKSSQPETKEGIHKDFTNDMTYGDYLQLDKILSSQQGLSGHHDEMLFIIIHQASELWMKLILHEMNAAKESILRNELEPAFKMLSRVSRIQQQLIQSWDVLSTLTPAEYMEFREKLGRSSGFQSFQNRLIEFTLGHKKEGVLSVYKHQPELYEILQSALEDKSIYDAAILAMSKRGLGIDAECLDRDWTEDYTVNTSVEEAWLTVYRDVNKYWDLYELAEKLVDIENKQQLWRYNHMITVERIIGHKPGTGGSAGVSYLKQVIEHRFFPELWSIRTKL
- a CDS encoding mismatch-specific DNA-glycosylase is translated as MNPIKDHIKENLDVLFVGFNPSIRSSETGHHFSNPNNRFWTILHKAGITPRKYDTTEDYKLLDLGYGLTNIVARPTKAADEITKEEYLEGSKELKRKFAYYKPKIVCYVGKGVYQELSGKKKIPWGAQEESVVPGTIDFVAPSSSGLVRMKIDEIVEIYKGLKDIL
- a CDS encoding helix-turn-helix domain-containing protein, which produces MKKLLIADRDHNERIGIQWLVSSYSLPFDKIFLVENIEDLVVTLENELPEYVIIELDMIPSNQWARIKKLVQRYSKQIIVTTTERTFERAVQAVEIQASNLLVKPHSPEFIRKTLYKCLHDQTSVAKEYNPSKATFSNMVSYQSLFIEEAPKGKPYQLCILQMENKYSILLLRHFLQEYEFSIRPVILPLTDIVVCVFEDENPQIRQELNLLLLNWNERYEEPLAIVLHSLSDESLSLRQMYIQARHALELTFYKGYRQIISIDEEWKWGRVEPFLSPTEQRDWIEMLHNNNHEQMKTWMYQEFLNIHEPYPEPGLIRTRLTSILAQIRRFMKTYGLDQDLYEKHYHQVFETILYSPVLHRIVQEILLFIYQLLEGVIRHQESSKMDVIERGIQYVETHFRDKTLSLQKVAEFVERSPAYYSHLLVKKHGLSLSQLITNSRVKEAKKLLLETQLNIQEIAAESGFANGNYFSRIFKEQTGMTPSDFRKQGYQNNRIH
- a CDS encoding VanW family protein — its product is MTSLQPIKRGKLRIYLGKKYYRMKRYAQWYTGDKKYALKKESSRLPNIIFTHNTLLLRQLKDVDMWLQHNKIKNLAIAIKQLNTIVIKPGETFSYWRLIGNTTKRKGYVDGMILHYGKVTTGVGGGLCQLSNLIYWMTLHTPLTVTERYRHSYDVFPDSKRSQPFGSGATCAFNYLDLQIKNETNQSYQLIVYLTHTHLVGEWRAEYPKTRTYEVYEKEHSITAEYWGGYVRQNTIYRKVYNIEKELIDDEFIAENRAIMMYEPFLEDKQSTGTK
- a CDS encoding sigma-70 family RNA polymerase sigma factor translates to MIHINIQLVKKAQKGNEDAFLELFQMYEVDLYKTAFVYLKNKEEALDAVQETAYRSFKSINNLKEPKYFKTWIIRIVISCSMDILRKRQKVVYLYPEYEETVKDTEEDDIPLSLTLKDLVENLNHQEKGVIVLRFYYDYTLKEIAEIQDLPLGTVKTILYRSLKKLRQYAKEGQLYEQ
- a CDS encoding YqcI/YcgG family protein; the encoded protein is MTIKGLVTDSQKHQVSLLPWQRSAIDLFDHKLKDTDRPFPCIPATQGHSLGQFCYGFVSDPRSSESTKDLAGLLRDYSAKYRDLGKYTSLIVFFETPEELKTQYTVEEFEELFWKQLNGLGELDECEWPENIPIDPHDPVWEFCFNQEKLFMYCGTPAHTNRLSRNFPYFVLAITPRWVLEEFNANPHLAGKIKTKIRERIEKYDSIPVHPDLNSYGKEDNYEWKQYFLHDDDTSLSKCPFHRFLGKFGFKKKDRF